ACAGATTATTGGCCTCAATATCAGCACCTAACATTAATGCCACTATTGTACTTGTGGATATGTGTTGCCTGGCAGGTCACTGTTATGGCTCACAGAGATCACATCAGGGTAAGATTTACTATTACTTTTGTCTTCCATAGGACCCCAGCTTTATTTTTCATGTATTCTGTAATTCAAATATGTGATGGCTTCAACATTAAGGCCTTACTCTTAAGTTCTGGAGGGGAACCAGGAGCATTGAAATGTTTGGAGATCTGTAGGACTTCTTCTCTAAGTGTATCCCCGGTAAGGCAACCATACACCAATGGAAGAACTTATCTAAAGACATTTAAATAGTccaatttggttttgtttttttttctgggtgaggCAAGTCTTGCTAGTACTTGAGTAATACCAGATGCAGTCACTGAGGTAAACAAAGATCTCATTTATGGGTTGATATGACCAGCCCTGTAGGAACTTCCCTGGAATAGAGACCTAAGTATCAGGCTTGCAGAATCATGTGACCAGACTTTGAGGGTAGGAGAGGAGGGGGTGTTGGTAGTCATTTTCCCTGATCAGCATCTAACTCTGACATGCTTATAGCTTCAGAAAAACTGCTGAAGCATTACCGTAAATTCAGATGATTCAACAGATGCTTTAATAGGGACAACAGAGAGCTGACCTGGATCATCAGGCTTAGGTAAgtaagtgggggggggggtgtagtaAGTTTTAGGATATGGTTTATTTTCAcagatcatttttatttcttctactttctcttcttccttgtgCCTCATAGGAGGAATACTCTCCATCTAGAAACAAGTCCCAAGGACTTAGACAGACTGTATTTTAAGATTAATAAATCATGTGGTTCTGAAGGATGGAGAGTTGGTACCTTTGAGGGGAGGGAACACACAAGTTTTCTTTATGGGTCAGTTGAAAATAAACATTGAATCTTGGCAGATACTAAGCTCAGGTTCTGGAGTCTGGGATAGTCTTAAGAAAATATATTCCTATGACAATTATTTCTTAGCCACATAGTAGTGAGACTTCTGCCATCCCATGATTTTCTCAACCAGAGTAACTTCTCTATCGTGTCTAGTTGtgataaacaaaatcagaaaaagaataTGTGAGATGTCCCAAATGAGCttttaaagtgtatttttaaaaactcaattgaagcagaggctgagactcagccatacttcgagcagaatgcagggaatcttaggaaaaaagggggagatagaaagacctggaggggacaggagctccaaaaggagaccaacagagtcaaacaaacaaacaaacaaacaaacaaacaacctgagCCATGGGGTCccaaagagaatgataccccaaccaaggacaactcacagagaggacctaaaacccttgctcagatggagcccatagacacagtctctaagtgggttccctagtaaggggagcaggggctttctctggcatgaactcagtggcaggctctctgatcacctccccctgcggttGCAGCCTTGtttggccacagagaaagacaatgcaaccaatcctgatgagacctgataggctagggttaaatagaaggggaggaggatctcccctatcagtggtctagggatGGGGCAtagggggaagaagaaagaggaagaggaggattgggaggagatgagggagggggccacagccaggatacaaattgaataaattgtaataaatgataacaataattaaagaaaaaaccctcaatttccaaaatataaaaatcataaaaagacAAATTCTTCACGATCTTAGTCATACACAGAAGTTTAAAAAGTTGATTTTCTAGAAATAGCTCATAAACAGAACTGGAACAAaggagacatataatatagaaaggggaattttttttcaggagttCCACTGTAGAAAAGGAACTACAGACAATTATTGTCTCCTGGGAGAAGAAGAATCAGCCTCTCCCAGGCATAAGCCTCTGGCTGTTCCATGCAGAGTGGtcagctttgaaaaaaaatacaaaaatgcacatatacatacaaacatacaaacatacatataaaaaattgGCTCAGTGTACagtttatatatctatatttgtgcaatagatatacatacatacatactcacacatgcgcacatgtatgtattcatatacaCTTACATTCCCACATATGTAGTGGTACAGAACAATATTACAGAAGAGGAGGCTGTTAGCTTGAGAGTGGAATGATATGAGAGAAGCtagagggaagagggggagaggaaaaggaataTGATTCTGTTTCaagtaaaaaatattaaaggttGACTTCATAGAAGAGAGCAGAATCATTATCCATAGAACCTAGAAAAGGGAAAGTGATAAAGAAATGAGAGCtagctaatattttaaaaaatgtaccaAAATGTAATTACCCAGGAGAAGTAGTTCTACTAGGACAACTCTAGTTTAAAACAAAGTAACGTATTTTTCGAAGAACTGGAAGAGATCAACAATAGGTCCTAAATTGAAAAGCATACAAACTGAAATATCACCCATGAAATGTACAGCTATCACATTCTAATTCATGGAATATTAAAGAAAATGCCACATTTCAACTAAGACAATATTAAAGGAAATGAAAGTTAgactttataaagaaaacattaaattttccTTAGGAATACTTGAACTCACAGTAACTGTGGCTAGAGATCTGCACAGGGTCATTCTCACCATTTGCCATCTAGTGGAAGTCAGAGAAACTCacaagaaaagcttaggtccaggcatggtggtaacacacgtttaatcccaaacaatgaaagtaaagctagtttgtagaaggaagtacgtgtgtttgaaagtgatgtctatttgagtggcagaaaaagtgaggaatcatagaaagacttgacagattaggatatgcccaactctcacgagaagaGACAGGAAACGGAAGCCACTTCAGGGGCAATACAGAGgaaaagaggcagttttaccgggacagtaatagagagacaggttgcagagaagaGGACTCGGGGGAAGACTGAAAAAGCCAGAAAatgagattagagcagattgttgGAATTACTTCggggccaagcagagcaatttagaggccaagagaaaagccacatTGAATAAGTGAGCtaagtcagagatagcccccacTCTCCTAATTAGTAGGCCCACATAAGGCCTAACATGTCTACCAGctacttataagtagaggacTGAACtgcagaccatgcattgtccttggttggtgcctcagACTCCATagacccctctgggccctggttgattggctctgatagtcttcttgtggagcttttgttacctctaggtccatttatcaCACACACCCTTTTCCAGTAGACCCCCTATGCTTTGCccgatgtttggctgtgagtctcagtatctgtttggagacattgctgggtggagcctctcagaggacaactctggtacCCTCCTGTCTGCATACatatcagagtatcattcataatgataagggttggctctcttccatggggtgggtcttagggttgagcctggcattggttggacatcccttcaatctctgctctgccTTTACTGTCTTTATTCCTGCAGGTCTTGAAGGTAGAGTAAGTTTTGGactgaggtttttgtgggtggattggtgatctctgacatagactatgttgcttgctttttgatcacttccccctgatgggacttccgcacaaggccacaggggaggaagacagaactcagtcctcatgtgaatagatgagttgGATTGTCTGGGTAGGGGGACTCCCTATTCTGAAAATAGGGgagagggaataagagagggagggtgggactgggagaagaggagagggtgCCTATGACcaaatgtaaattgaattaattaataaaaaatgaaaaaatagaaaataaaaacaaacaataagtcagctgggagaggtgtttaagccagaacagctgatttGAACCAACCAGCTATGAgctcagtaaaacaaaaaagggtgagcttattaaacagtaagtctcagaggctgaaagtgttctaggcctagattagatcgtatggaggctagaagctttcaggacAAGGCCTAGTTTAGTAGAATgtggcagtaagcctccaagacaacaactgacacaggtgaataaaagttatttttacaatATAGTagtaatatatgctaataaaatgtaaaataaagaggAACAGAAAAATGATGTAGCAGTTAGAAGTACTTACTCCTCTTGCAGAGAAGCCAGGTTCAGTTCTGACTCTCATATGGTGGTTTGCCACCAtttttaattccagttccaggagatatgACAATCTTCTCTGACCTCTTGGGCACCAGGATTTCAAGTGGTGTATATACATCAGAGGTTCTCAATGTGTGGGTCACAAACACTTTACAGACTGACCAGTCTTTTCACAGCGGCCACCtatgaccatcagaaaacatagatatttacagtACAGCTCCTAACAGTActaaaattacagttaggaagttcAAACAAAAATAACTGTCTGTTTCTAAAAGGCCACATGATTACTCTAATAACTGTAAAGGTAAATCTGTCTTATACTTCAGTGTGACAGACACACCACTGGGCTTTTGAGACTTGGAACCGTTTGCCAGTTTAATAACCTTGTTTAGACAGACAGATGTCATGATAAAGTTTCCAAAACCAGAAGACAACATCCAGCCTGGGAGGAGGCAGCCCTCTAATGGGGAAGAAATATTTGGATGAATCTAGTCATTGCTTGGAACATTCCTACAGCAAGGCCACCAGGTAGCAAATACAAATTTCAGGATGGTAAATATCATGAGGCAAATGACTGCAGTAAAGTTATTCATTGTCTGAAACTGAGGCCCAATGGTGTGTAATTCTGTGTGAAAGCCAGTTGTTATAGAAAAGTGAGGAGGTATTTGATTCCTACAACTTCTGCTTGTGTTTCCAGTGGTCATCATAGGAGTAATGGGAGCTATAGAAATACCTCTCGCTGCGTACTGTGCTGTCTTCTGCCTCCTTCAGATGGTAGCAGTCACTTCAGGTATGAATCTCTCACATACTCTTAGGAGCCTTAGCAACATCAAGTACCTCAGACAAATCAAGGTGTGGTACAAAGGACACGGCATTTAGCCACTGTGCCTAAAGTTTGAATGTAGAAATGAAGTGAAGACAGTCACAAAAAAAATCCAGCTTAGAGGAACAAGTAGTTACGTTTAATGAGCAAATATTCCTTCCTTGGGTTTGTTTCAGCTTCAAGGAAGAAAGTACAgtgaaagagatttaaaaaaaaagttccatgAGGACTCAATATTCACATTAAGTGCACAGGACTTAAATATCAGTTTTATACGGAGGAATTGGTACAGGCGCAGATACACATTAGAATCCATCTGAGTAGAGAACACTGCAGCGGAAAAGAGAAGATGAAACAGGCTAGGAGAATGAGAATTTGACTTTGTAGAGACATCTATGCAAAGCACAAATAAATCCAGATTATTGggagacattttaaaatagagaCTTAGACAACAAAGTGATATAAAAGTTGTAGTTTATTCTAGCAAATGCTGATTTTTCCAATGGTAAAACATCAATGATGCACATTCACTTAGGTTCCAACCATATTAGACTCACTCCTGGTACTGGTGATGAGAGATGTCAAAACGTGGTGCTGTCACCCCCTTTCCTTGGTGCTTTCATTTGGATTGCCTGCATATATCTATATGAATCTCCTACTCtattaggtttccatatgacTGTGACATGTtggctggctcctgggcaccAGCGGAACcctagtcttttccaggggatgtctgggtgacctaaggtcagtcccaatcatttcctgcagcgtggggttatctcttgactggaaattccagtctctgatgttatggtgcccacagttcagtctgggacagtgaccagagcacgctggcgtgtggctctgggctggcggccAAGCgcctggcagaaccgggatctcttctgaggtttatcggggtgagttaaagctgattgaatcccccatcgTGGGGTAtgctctcacctgggaaacacaatcacttgtgttttatggccaagagttctgactgctggtcactgtgccgatcctgctgtgctgctggtcagaacgagAGTCGTCCCGGCGGTGCCGCCATCTTCTCCCCAGTTCTGTTTTTCCCTTATTGTCATTTTGATCTACAACATTCCAACAGGCCAATACTGAGCTAATTTTCATCTTCGTTTACTGCAGAGTTCAGGCTGTGCCCTGCTCTACCTTACTTCACATCGTGTAGAACAGTAACTTTCAAGCTGAGTATTGCCATTTCGCAGTGCAGTGGTTTGCTAAACTTTGAGTGCACATGAGGAGTTCAAATGActgtctacatctgtgcaagtAACCACCTTCCCAGCACCCCAGTATGAATCATGAGGAACAAAGTTACAAACAACTTAATAATTAAAGTAAATGAAACAACACCAATGAAGTAATCAGGGTAGGTGATAACTGGGCACATGGCCATATCAAGAATGTATCATAAACCCCAGGCCCATTATTGAACACACCAGACCAGCCTCCTCATCTATATCACTGAAGGGCGGAGGATTTTACACAAGAGAACTGCAGTGCCAGCCACCGTATTATCTAAAACATTATGCATTTATCACAAGGAAATGGACTGTGGATCCTTGACTGTACCTGAAGCCTCAGAACTTCAAGATCTCCACTACGTGACATTGCTTCTTATATTGCCATTTTTGCTGACCCCGTCTTGTACACTGTCTTGATTTATCTTAAATCCAGCCTTTCTTGAAGTGGCTCAGTGCCTCAAATAGTTCCTTAATATCTCCTCTAACAATTTACTAACACGTTGTGCTTCCGTATCAATTAGGTAATTAGTAAATGAAATGCCTTCAAAATAAACAAAGCGGCCTGGcagtgggggtgcacacctttaatcccagcactcaggaggcagaggcaggtgaatctctgaattcgaggccagcctggtctacagggtgagttccaggacagccagggccacacagagaaaccctctctccaaacaACACGACGTGATCTTAAGTGAAGTATGTGTGGATATTTAGAGAGGGGAGAGTAGAGAGAAGTGGGATAAACAGAACAGCTTTAAAAAAGGATGTACGCATGTTCACTGAATCACATTCTTGTCTTTTAACTATTGTAATCCTTCACAGAACAATTCACCGTGACTAGCTTACAGAGAACAGTCCTGGCTCCACTGGGTGAAAACCTTGAGCTCAGCTGTCAGTTGATCCCACCACAACAAGCACAGCACATGGAGATCCGCTGGTTCCGGAATCGCTATACAGAGCCCGTGCACCTGTACAGGAATGGTAAAGACCTGCATGGAGAAACTGTCTCCAAGTATGTGGAGCGGACAGAACTTCTGAAAAACGACATTGGAAAGGGGAAAGTGACCCTCAGGATCTTAAAAGTGACAGCCGATGATGACGGATCTTACCACTGCTTCTTCAAAGATGGCGAGTTATATGAGGAGCACATCACAGAGGTCAAGGTCACAGGTAGGCCTGGATGCCTCTGAGACTGCTGTGTACTCAAAGCCTATCTGGAGATGAGTGGTTGGAAAAATATTAGTGTTTAATGCTCCTTGCATGGTTTTATTAGCAAACTGGACTTTGTGCATTTAGTTTGTGAAATTACTACAGTGCAGAAATTGGTTCTAGCATTGTTAGACTTCTAACATTCATTTTCCAAAtgaactgaattttaaaaaatttgcttcttacTATAAAGTTGGGTATGTAGGGAGATCCAGAGGTTATGTGAAGAAGTGGGTaggaaaaaatgattaaaataaattatatgaaaattttttaattaaagagagaaaaatgaggctggagaaatggctcagcagttcgtagcactggctgttcttccacaggacccaggttcaaatcccagcacccccatggcagttcataatTGTCTGCAATTccaattccaaaggatctgacatcctcacacaaacatacatggaggcagaacaggaatgtaaataaaataataattttttaaaaagaaaaatattcttttttctgaAAATACTTATTTCCATTTCTCTCCAAATCAATTCACTACTTAGTGTCCAATTAAGTTTTCTAAATTTTTTCAGACGATTTTAACTACAATCATCACTATATTCAGATATAATACTATATATGAAATATGGACGATGGCACAGCATTTATGCTACTTTACTTACTCTAAATTGTTCTacatgaaaaataagtaaattgaaAGTAGAAGGTTTAGAAGGAACTGAACAAATTCAGAAATGTGTGCACATACGTGTAGGACTCTAGACCCAGACAATTAATCTTTATTGGATGCCGTGCGACACTGTAGTCTAAAGCTGAGCTGCACAATGGAGATCATTGCCATTTTTAGTGCCAAGGGCAACTGTGTTAGCACagatatataatattttttttttattccagagACATTTTACTAGACAGATCAGCTTTGACACAGTGCATTAAGTCTCTATACATTATTTCTTTTCCTACAGATTACCCAAAGTTTTATGCCTCAAAAATTATCCTGAAAGTTTtcagacattttattttctccaagttAATACATACCAAGTATTATTGCAACTAAGTTGCAACTAAACTTGCAACTAAGCTAAAGTTCCTGATAGTGTTTACAATGAAATTCCTTTTTATAATCTATTTATGGCAACTAAAATGTAGCTAGTGACAatgataaatttttttaaagtaaattataaATTCTACGAGGgtcaaatatttatttctgtttatcaCAATCCAAAGACCTAGCTTAATTTCTTAgactaagtaaataaacaaaaatactttaaataaagAGATAAATGAACGAAAGCATTTCCTCAGCTAAGTTTGAACATATTGCTGACTGGGTGGGTATTACcacctttccatctgactcttcCTATTTTCAGGAGCTTCTATGGCAACCTGAGTCCTGTAGACTTTTGACTTTTATTGCATCTTTTAAAACTAAGAGGAGctttgatttttctgttgtttccttttccatttctatttagcaacatggttttcttcttttcttttcaaccaGCCACAGGCTCAGACATACAGATTCTTATGCATCCCCCTAATATCAAAGGTGTGATGTTGGAGTGTCATTCAGGAGGTTGGTTCCCACAGCCTCATATGGAGTGGAGAGACAGCAAAGGAGAGGTCATCCCAGCTACATCAAAGTCCCATTCGCAGGATGAAAACAAATTGTTCAACATGAAAATGGCCCTCCTTATTGAAGCCGGTTCCCATAGGAATGCCACTTGCTACCTTCAAAACCTTCTAACTTACCAAGAAGAAAGCATAAGTATTGTCCTATCAGGTAAAATGTGTGTTTGTTCTTCAGTAGCAGCCATTGCCACACATACTTATTATGTGATTTTTCCTTGACTTGGTTCCGAAGGCCTTATTTTTTCTTGCCCTTATTCATCACTTAGTGTGTTGTCTCTTATTTtgtttgatgtatttattttctcaCTCTTTGTCCTTGACTATTTTAGTTTGTGTTTCTATCAGTATGATGAAACATCATGTTCATTAACAAGTTGGGCTGGGGAAAGAGTCTATTTGTATTATACTGCTACATTATAGTTCATCATCAAGAGAACCAGAAAGTAGGAACTTGGACGCAGAAACTGAAGTAGAGACCACAGAAGACCACTGTTCATTGGCTTCTTATTTCTAGCTTTCTCCACATGTTTTCTTAAATAATTCATAAacacctgcccaaggatggcaccacccacctcCAGTGGCCTGGGCCctaccacatcaatcattaaataaataaataaaatgttccaCACACATAGCCACAGTCAATCTGATGAAGGCAACTACTCAGTTGGGGTTTCTTCTTCTAAATGACTCTAGTTGGTGTCACGTCAGGAAAGCAAACTGGTATATTTGGATTAAAGTTTCCAAGGCATAACTTTCACAGTCTTACTCTCTTCTGATTTCCTTTCATTTAATGTCTTTAAGTACCACCAGACCTCTATAGGTTTCTCAAGTTATATCTCCTGTCTTGTGCTTCCATCTGAAAACTCCTAAGTAAACGCAAAAGTCTAATAAATATCATAATATAAGCGTATCAAGAACTAAACTCATGGGCATTCCCAAGCTTGATTAATTTACTGCTTTGTGGTAGAATTTCATATTTCCAGATTCTCAGAACCAAATCCTTAAAGTCACCCTTGACTTCCATTTTCTATAACACTCATGTACAGGAAGAAATAATGCCAGTCTACCTTTAAAATATATCGAGAATTTCACTGTTACTGGAGTCCCAAGACAGATGTGTGCATCAGGTTTCCAGATTCCGGGGTGCACCAGTGATTCAGACTTAGCCACAtatcctaaaaagaaaaataggtatAAAACTTGAtgctaaaactaaaaaaaaaaaaaaaaaagcaatttaatTTCACTCTGGTCACACTGATAGAACAAGTCTAAAGGTGTCCTCCAGGTGACAATATAGGCGTTGAAACCATACAGACATGAATAAACAAAAGCTGGAGTTGAAAGATTTTGCACAGTACACTGAATCTTTTTCACACCAAGAAGTTTCCAGCACATCAGGGTTTGAGATTACTCTGTGTTTGGTGTAGACTTGCAATCATGAAGTTTATGATAAACTTAGGAACCCAgcaattcaggaaaaaaaaaggagccaaaGAGATGATATCAACTTAGTAATTATATCCTCCTTCTTCATCACTTACCCTCAACTTTTCATGGCTGTCTAAGTTTGAATTGTTACCTCCTAATGTTCTCCTTCTCTATGTCTTCCACTCACACATCCATGTAGATGAGTTCTGCCTTCTGATTTTCCTCTCTAGCTGTTTCTTCTAGCATATTGAAAATTCAACTAACTTTCCTTATCTCCTTCAGTATTTCCATATTCACATCTCACTTCCTAACAAGCATTACCTTGACATGAAGCATACACCTCACCTGCCTACCTGCACCTGGGACTCCCTATTTCCTTACCATTTTAACTCTGCTTCCTTTTATATTAGTTCCTTTTTCACCTAGTATTATCTTATTTCTCTACATGTGTACATTATCCTTGGTGATTTTATACACTAACCCACCCAACTGCTTCAACTATTGGATGCCACATtgtaattaaacaaacaaaagctgatactttaaaggaattaaataaaacaaaaataatatgtttGACACATGCATCCATATTGGTATCTATCCATGAATTTAGTCagatacttttttgtttttgttttttcaagacagcatttctctgtgcagttcagaacttactctgtagactaagctggccccAAATTCAGAGATGCGTctgcctgtgattttttttttcttggccatgtactttctagaaaaaaaacttttaaaaaagacgAAAGCCGCAGATTTggcagaaatgtgtgtgtgtgtatgcatatacacacatatgtatatatgatccttagcacacatacatgtgtagataaatgaggaaagaaaaaaattgaaatatttgttAATTTATATACAACTGTATTTATGGAATCTAAACAACATGTTTAAAGTAATTGTAATTAACATAAATTTTAGAGATTGTGCTTCAGTTTCAGGAAACTGAAACCTTTAACCAAATGTTCCATTCACTGAACATTAAGAAAAACCAAGTTAGATGACAAAGAAAGGATTATGATCCACTTTAATCATGTAGGAATTTATTACTGAGTGACTGCCGAACTGGCCAGAATTCAGTTTGAGCTTATTGGATTACAAGGCACGAGAAAACTAATTCCTATGAATTACATATACGAAATTAACAGCTAAATACAGGTttgttggggaggaaagggtttcctCCCATCCTCAAGCTCCCAGAATAACAattcatgagactcaaaatattattttatgaataCCTACATCATATAGCTAGGTTCTTCTctaactagctcataacttaaagaTCAAACTAAAACAGACTTGGAGAAGGAAGAGCCTGAGAAACGGATTTCTGGATTGGAGACTGTAGAGCAGAGATTAAAAAGAATAGGTCCAGATGTAAAAGTCCACAGGGGCTTCAGTAATTGGAATGGCAACCCATAGAGAtacaatatattaaaataaaaatccaggTTCTACTTACTGAtacatattcagaattccaatggGCTTTAACCTTGAATTCCAGCAAAGATGATTCTAAGGTtacatttgttagagatggtgaCTGCCTTGGAGGTGTCTTTGAGGCTGACAGTGCTTCAGCATGTGTATACATTTAAATACAACAGTTTTGGAGACATTGTGGCATAGATAATGTTACAGATATAATTTACAGTCCTACAAGTCA
This genomic window from Meriones unguiculatus strain TT.TT164.6M chromosome 12, Bangor_MerUng_6.1, whole genome shotgun sequence contains:
- the LOC110542619 gene encoding selection and upkeep of intraepithelial T-cells protein 2-like, producing the protein MGAIEIPLAAYCAVFCLLQMVAVTSEQFTVTSLQRTVLAPLGENLELSCQLIPPQQAQHMEIRWFRNRYTEPVHLYRNGKDLHGETVSKYVERTELLKNDIGKGKVTLRILKVTADDDGSYHCFFKDGELYEEHITEVKVTATGSDIQILMHPPNIKGVMLECHSGGWFPQPHMEWRDSKGEVIPATSKSHSQDENKLFNMKMALLIEAGSHRNATCYLQNLLTYQEESISIVLSGELFSWKTVWIMMLSTIALMLIAFYLTYCVQQHLIQGKVVKEESLSTLDNGLCESDQSEGSYCMRICHWLKGPMVFMISMCAIVGVMLILHLKQRVPASDPHFELDALWLEDISVILCVLIVFILKLISIIYFRLEEIE